From Thermoleophilaceae bacterium, the proteins below share one genomic window:
- the gnd gene encoding decarboxylating 6-phosphogluconate dehydrogenase produces the protein MAQLGMVGLGRMGNGIVRRLMRDGHDCVVYDVNPDAVAALEREGATGTTALEDFVRALDKPRAAWVMIPAAITGKVVDQLAELMEPGDVIIDGGNSYYRDDIARASKLRPTGIHYIDCGTSGGVFGLERGFCLMIGGDVEPVRRLDPIFRSIAPGETAAPPTPGRPGGGTAQDGYLHCGPAGAGHFVKMVHNGIEYGVMAAYAEGLNVLHRAGVGKEQAQTSAEIAPLTNPEYYQYDFDVPEVAELWRRGSVIASWLLDLTAAALASDPGLEGLAGRVSDSGEGRWTIHAAIDEGVPAPVLSAALFERFSSRNLDDFGNRVLSAMRKQFGGHVESPGISH, from the coding sequence ATGGCGCAGCTTGGGATGGTCGGCCTCGGGCGAATGGGCAACGGGATCGTCCGGCGCCTGATGCGCGACGGGCACGACTGTGTGGTGTACGACGTCAACCCGGACGCTGTGGCGGCACTCGAGCGCGAGGGCGCCACGGGCACGACGGCGCTCGAGGATTTCGTGCGGGCGCTGGACAAGCCGCGCGCCGCCTGGGTGATGATCCCCGCCGCGATCACCGGAAAGGTCGTCGACCAGCTCGCGGAGCTGATGGAGCCAGGCGACGTGATCATCGACGGCGGCAACAGCTACTACCGCGACGACATCGCGCGCGCGAGCAAGCTGCGGCCGACCGGGATCCACTACATCGACTGCGGCACGAGCGGCGGCGTGTTCGGTCTCGAGCGCGGCTTCTGCCTGATGATCGGCGGCGACGTGGAGCCCGTCCGGCGCCTCGATCCGATCTTCCGCTCGATCGCGCCCGGTGAGACAGCCGCACCGCCCACTCCGGGACGCCCGGGTGGTGGCACCGCGCAGGACGGCTACCTGCACTGCGGTCCCGCCGGCGCCGGTCACTTCGTGAAGATGGTCCACAACGGCATCGAGTACGGCGTGATGGCCGCCTACGCCGAGGGCCTGAACGTCCTGCACCGGGCAGGCGTCGGCAAGGAGCAGGCGCAGACGAGCGCCGAGATTGCGCCCCTGACCAACCCGGAGTACTACCAGTACGACTTCGACGTGCCCGAGGTGGCCGAGCTGTGGCGGCGCGGCAGCGTGATCGCCTCCTGGCTTCTCGACCTCACGGCGGCGGCCCTGGCGAGCGACCCGGGCCTCGAGGGGCTCGCGGGCCGGGTCTCGGACTCCGGCGAGGGCCGCTGGACGATTCACGCCGCGATCGACGAGGGTGTGCCGGCGCCGGTACTGTCCGCGGCGCTCTTCGAACGGTTCAGCTCTCGCAATCTCGACGATTTCGGCAACAGAGTGCTGTCGGCGATGCGCAAGCAGTTCGGCGGCCATGTCGAGTCCCCCGGAATCAGCCACTAA